The Paenarthrobacter aurescens region GCTGCTCCAGAAGCTGCGGCTTCAATTCCTGATCAGCTGACGAGCCAATTCCACCGCACCATGAACCGGGGGCTGGGCCAAAATTCGGATGGAGGAAGGATCTTCCAAGGACACCTTGCGGGCCACTGCTCCGGCCAGTTGGCTCTGATTCACCAGCAGGGCCCCGGCCATCACCAATGGCAGATCCAATCCCAGTTCACCCATGACCTGCCGTGCCAGCGTGGCCAGTGAATGCGCGGCCTCAGCCTGGATCCGCAGGGCTGCAGGATCACCCTCCGCTGCCAGATCCAGAACGAGGGGAGCCAAACCTGCCCAATGGTCGGGTTCGGGTTTGGCATAGAAGGAGTCCATAAGCTGCAACGCATCCACGTTTGCCGTGGCAGACATCAAGGCCTTGACCAGGGTCCCAGGTTCAAGTCCGGCGTAGTATTCGCGCAGGGCCTCGCGGACGGCGTCCCGCACCACGGAGTAGCCGCCACCCTCATCACCCAACAGGTAGCCATATCCTCCGCTGCGGGCCTCGCGTCCGTCACGGTTCCGTCCCCAGGCCACCGAGCCGGTGCCCGCTACAACCACAGCTCCGACGTCCAGCCCGGCTGCAGCCAGCACAATCCGGGTGTCATGCACCACCTCGATCCTGGCACCGGGGAAATGCTCCGTGAGCAGGGCAGACAATACGGCGCGGCTTGCCGGTGTGTCTGCCCCGGCCGCTCCTGCACATACGGCCTCGATTCCCCCACCCACGCTTGCTGCGATCCGGCGAAGTACGGCGTCGGCTCCCTGGTGTCCCACCGAGGAGAGGTTGGCGCTGGCTTCGGTGATTTCGACGCCGGTGCCACCGGGGGCGCGCGTGTCGCTTTGTGCTGGATCGCCTTGGGCTGCGTCGGAGCGCACGGCGTGCGTTTTTGAGCCGCCAATATGCAGGCCGAGGACAGCGGGGCTCACAGGCATTCCGCCGGTTTGTTGCTGGTTCGCTGTATATTCTCCAACGGACGGTCCTTTGTTTCGAGTGCGGACTTTCTGACCAACATAGACCCCGGAACATCCGGTTCGCACCAGTGATGGCCTTCGGAAGCGGTTGGTGCAGACCAACCGGGTCAACATTGGCATAGACCAATGATCTTGTCCATAAGTAGGATGCCAATATGTCCAGCGATTCCACCCCGGCAACCCCCAAGTATTACCTCTTGAAAACTGAGGTACTTGGGCTCATATCGGGTCTCCATCCGGGGACGCTCATTCCCACTGAGCGTGCGCTGGCGGAAAAATACGGCACCTCCCGGACCACGGTCAGGCAGGCGATCAGCGAACTGGTTGCCGAGGGAAAACTGGGCCGCATCCAAGGCCACGGTACATTCGTGGCCCCACCGAAGGTGACCCACGTTCGCCAACTGACATCCTTCTCCGATGATGCACGCGCCCAAGGCCTGAAGGCGGACTCTACGTTGATTGCCCTCGATGTGGTGGCTGCAGATGCTGACGTTGCCGCCCACCTGGAGCTGGACCAAGGCGGATCCGTTACACGGCTGGAGCGCCTCCGCCTGATTGAGGGTGAGCCCTTGGCGCATGAAATCGCGTGGCTTCCGGGCAAGCTGCGCCGGTTCCAGTCCAGCCTGGCCTCAGCGGGCTCGCTCTACGCCGTGCTCTCTGACACTTATGGGATCCGCATTACCGATGTTGAAGACACTGTGGAAACCGCGCTGGCCGGCCCTGAAGACGTGAGGTTGCTCGGAATCGAAATGGGCGCACCGTTGCTGGTGGTCCACCGCCTGGCCCGCGATGCGTCCGGCGCTGCGATTGAGTGGACCCGCAGCGCATTCCGCGGTGACAGGTTCCGTTTCGTTTCAAGCATGAAGGCTGGTTACTGAGGTGGCCAATTCTTCTTCGGGTGAGTCCGTCATCCGCCGGGTGGTGCGCCTGGTAGGAGCATTCGACGACGCCCACCGCACCATGAGCGTGGCAACGTTGGCGCGTCGTTCCGGGCTTCCGGTGACAACCACCTACCGCTTGGTGGACGAGCTCCTGGGTGAAGGCCTGCTGGAACGCGAAGCCAACGCAGAAGTGCGGATCGGCACCCGCCTTTGGGAGCTGGTCTCCAGGAGCTCACGGATGGTTGGCCTGCGTGAAGCCGCCTTGCCGTTTATGGAAGACGTCCAATCGGTGGTCCAGCATTCCACCACACTGGGGATCCTGGATTCCGATGAAGTCCTTTACATCGAGCGCATCGGCTCCCGCGACTCCATGGTTGACATCACCAAGGTGGCCGGCCGCCTGCCGGTGCACGCAACATCCTCTGGCTTGGTGCTGATGGCTTACTCTCCACCTGCCTACCAGGACCTGTTTCTGTCACGGACCTTGGAAAAGTTCACTGACGCCACCCTGACAGAACCTGCCGAACTGCGCAGACACCTGGCCGGAATCCGCCAACGCGGCTTCGCCTCCATGCCCGGGATCATCGTCCCCGAGTCCAGCGGAATCGCTGTTCCCGTGTTCGGCCGGACAAACACGGTAGTTGCGGCGCTCAGCGTGGTGGTTCCCAGAAACGAGGAAAACCCTGCCGCCCGGGTGCCTGTCCTGATGACGGCAGCACGCGGAATCTCCCGCGCCTTGGGGTGGCGCGGAGAACTCAAGGGCGCCCTCCGGCAAAGCAACGGAAGTATCTGATTCCCATTCATCGGTAACGCTGTGGTTCCACTCACAGGCTCGCTGAGAGAGTGGAATCACGCAGGGCAACTCGCCCGGTCACCACACCAAGCGGCCCACAGGGGTCCATTCCGTGCTGCCCTGCATCCAACTGAGGTTTCAGCAGCCGCAAAGCCGCGGCAGGAGGAGTTGTGGTGGAAACAGCAACGCAGGCAGGAAAAAAGTCCCCGGAAGGGCGGATGGCAGGCAAGGTTGCCGTAGTCACCGGAGGCAGGGGAGACCTGGGCAGCGCCACGGCAAGGTTGCTCGCCGACCACGGCGCAACAGTGGCCAGCCTGGACCGTGCAGGAACACCTGCTGTGGGCGTCCACCCACGTATCACTGAGTACGACGTCGATGTCACTGACGAATCCAGCGTGATGGAAACAATCCGCACCCTCGAAGCGAAGCACGGAAGCACTGACGTCCTGGTCAATGCGGCGGGAATCATCGGCCCTGCAGGGGCCAGCCACACAGCCACTGTGGACGATTTCAATGTCATCTTCGATGTCAACGTCAAGGGCGTCTGGCTCATGACCAAGCACATAGTACCGGGGATGATTCGCCAGGAGTCAGGGAGCATCATCAACTTTTCCTCTATTCACGGTCTGACCGGTGGACGGAATGTCCCCCTGTACCACGCCACCAAGGGCGCTGTCCGGCTCCTCAGCAAATCGGACGCGGCAGCATACGGCGCCCACGGGATCAGAGTTAACTCCATACACCCCGGCTCAATGAACACCCGGATGAGCCGCCGCTCGGCAGAACAATCGGACATCGGGGCCGAGGCCTACTACAAGCAGCTGGTCGGTGGAAACCCGCTTCCCCGGCAGGGCGAACCTGACGAGATCGCCTACGGGGTCCTCTACCTGGCCTCCGATGAATCCAGGTTCACCACCGGTTCAGAGCTTGTCATCGACGGCGGCTACACCGCGGTCTAAGCCGGACCACCCCCATGACTCCACAGCAATTGAGAGGTACCACCATGAAGTTCATCAACGGCACACCAGCGGACACCTACGACGTAGTGGTTGTCGGTTCAGGTGCAGGAGCATTGACAGCGGCGGCGACGGCAGCACGGGCCGGCAAATCCGTCGTCGTGCTTGAAAAGACCGCGCTGCTCGGCGGCACGTCAGCTGTGTCCGGCGGCATGCTGTGGGTGGCGGACAACCACCATGCACGCGAAGCGGGCCTGAACGATTCCAAAGAGGCCGCCGCCCGGTACATCAGGGCCGTGGCACGCGGCCGCAGCCGTGAAGAGCTGCTGGATGCCGCCCTGAATTACGGCGACACCATGCTCCGCTTCACCGAAGACGAATGCGGCGTACGTTTCATCTTCCTGGATAACTTCCCGGATTATCGGCAGGACCTGCCCGGTTCCGTGGCAGGCGGCAGGACGGTTGAGCCTGAGCTGTTCAACATCCGCGAAGCACTCGGCGAGCTTGCAGTCCATGTGCGCTCGGACGGGCGGGCACCCTTCACCATGCAGGAATACGAAAACTGGGGTGCCTTCACCAAGTTCCCCTGGAAAGAGCTGAACCAGCGGCAGGAACAGGGCCTGGTGGCCAAGGGACAAGCACTTGTATCGATGCTGCTGGCCAGCCTTGTCCGTGATGACGCAGCACTGGTGATAGGGGCCAGAGGACATCGGCTGCTGAGCGAAGGCGGCCGGGTGGTGGGGGTTCAGCTCGAATCGGGTGAAACTTTCCATGCGAACGACGGCGTGGTCCTCGCAACTGGCGGTTTCGAATGGGACAAGTCCTTGGCGGACTCGTTGCTGGCTTCCCGGCTGTACATCATGTGCTCACCACCTTCGAATACAGGTGACGGGCTGAAGATGGCCCAAAGGATCGGTGCCCAAACCCGCGGCACCCGGGAAGCCTGGTGGGCCCCGATGTCCATCACCGGCGACACCCGCGACGGCCAGCCCATTGGCACCCTGCTCCGCTTCGAGCGGCAAGGTCCGGGTTCGCTCATGGTCAACCGCCACGGACGCCGCTTTGCCAACGAATCCCAGAACTATAACGACCTCGCACGGTGCCTGCAGTCATGGGATTCCCCCAACAACCAGACCCTCAACACCCCGGCGCATGTGGTGTTCGATCACAGCTACCTGGAGCGATACGGCGTTCTTGCCCACCGTGCCGGCCAACCGACGCCGGACTATTTGGTGGAAGCTCCCACCCTGGCCGCTTTGGCTGCAAAAATTGGTGTCCCCGCGGATAACCTCCAGGCCACGGTGGCGAGGTTCAATGAGTTCGCCGTTAAGGGACAGGATCCTGACTTCGGGCGTGGCGAAAGTGCCTACGACAAATACTGGGGCGACGACGATTGCCCGTGGCCCAACCCGTCCCTGGGTCCGCTGCAGACCGGACCCTTCTACGCCATGGAAGTGGTCAACGGAGCGTTCGGCAGCAACGGGGGAGTTGCCACGGACGGTTCAGCAAGGGTCCTTGACGTGGACGGGGAAGCAATTCCCGGACTGTTCGCCGCCGGAAACACCACGGAGAATGCCTACGCTGCCGGCTACCCGGGGGCTGGAGCCACTCTGGGACCCATCATGACCATGGGTTACCTCGCCGGCCGCACCATTGCCGGCCAGGAAGCGGACTACGTACCGGCAGAATTCTCCGGGGCCGGGGCCACGGCTGTTTCGGGAGCCGGGGCATGATCCGCCATACGGTGCTCTTCAAATTCAAGCCGGACTTTCCCGCGGCGGACCGTGCCGCGTGGATCCAGGGCTTGAACAGGATGGAGGGCAACATTCCCGGACTGTTGAGCCTCACCCATGGGCCTGATGTTCTGCGCCAGGACCGGTCATTCGACTATGCGATTGTGGCGGACTTCAACGCCGTGGAAGACATTGATGTCTACAACTTCCATCCACTACATGAACCGCTCAAGAAGTACTCATTCCCTAACAGCGAGCAGATCGTTGCCGTTGATTTCACGCTTTAGCTGAGGAATTTTTCCTCCTGTGCCATTCAAAGGAGAATCGCATGTCAAGCACCACCCGGCAGCCCACTGCGCTGCGCAAAACCCCACGGAAAGCGGCTTTGGCTTCCTTCCTCGGAAGCACGCTGGAGTACTACGACTTCTTTATTTACGGCTCCGCCGCTGCCTTGGTTTTCGGTCCGCTCTTTTTCCCCTCCGATGATCCCGCAGTAGGCCTGATAGGCGCATTCGCTACCTTTGGGGTGGCCTATGTGGCCCGCCCGGTAGGAGGACTGGTGATGGGCCACTTCGGTGACAAACTAGGCAGAAAGAAGATTCTGCTCATCACGCTGGGCATCATGGGATTTGCTTCCCTGGGCATCGGATTTCTGCCCGACTACAGCCAGATCGGCGTGTGGGCTCCCATCCTGCTGGTGGCGGGACGCTTGGCCCAGGGCTTTTCCGCCGGTGCCGAATCGGCCGGCGCTTCTACGCTGACCTTGGAACACTCTCCTGAAGGGCGCCGTGGATTCTTCACCAGCTTTGTCATGACCGGATACGCCTCCGGAATGGTGCTTGCAACCCTGGTGTTCATTCCCGTGGCTGCGCTTCCCACGGAAGCACTCATGAGCTGGGGCTGGCGCGTACCCTTCTGGCTTTCCATTGTGGTGCTGGCTATCGCCTATTGGGTGCGCACCCACTTGGACGAGACGCCGGTGTTCGAAGAGGCCAAAGACCATAAGGCAGTGGCACCCATGCCCCTGAGGGAAGTTCTGCGCTTTCAATCGGCAGATGTGGTCCGGGTGGTTGGCATGTCCATCATGTCCGTCATGCAAACCATCTTCACTGTCTTCGGCCTGTCCTATGCAACAGGTGCGGCGGGATTCGACAAAGCATCCATCCTCACCGTCAAC contains the following coding sequences:
- a CDS encoding N-acetylglucosamine kinase, which codes for MPVSPAVLGLHIGGSKTHAVRSDAAQGDPAQSDTRAPGGTGVEITEASANLSSVGHQGADAVLRRIAASVGGGIEAVCAGAAGADTPASRAVLSALLTEHFPGARIEVVHDTRIVLAAAGLDVGAVVVAGTGSVAWGRNRDGREARSGGYGYLLGDEGGGYSVVRDAVREALREYYAGLEPGTLVKALMSATANVDALQLMDSFYAKPEPDHWAGLAPLVLDLAAEGDPAALRIQAEAAHSLATLARQVMGELGLDLPLVMAGALLVNQSQLAGAVARKVSLEDPSSIRILAQPPVHGAVELARQLIRN
- a CDS encoding GntR family transcriptional regulator is translated as MSSDSTPATPKYYLLKTEVLGLISGLHPGTLIPTERALAEKYGTSRTTVRQAISELVAEGKLGRIQGHGTFVAPPKVTHVRQLTSFSDDARAQGLKADSTLIALDVVAADADVAAHLELDQGGSVTRLERLRLIEGEPLAHEIAWLPGKLRRFQSSLASAGSLYAVLSDTYGIRITDVEDTVETALAGPEDVRLLGIEMGAPLLVVHRLARDASGAAIEWTRSAFRGDRFRFVSSMKAGY
- a CDS encoding IclR family transcriptional regulator, translated to MANSSSGESVIRRVVRLVGAFDDAHRTMSVATLARRSGLPVTTTYRLVDELLGEGLLEREANAEVRIGTRLWELVSRSSRMVGLREAALPFMEDVQSVVQHSTTLGILDSDEVLYIERIGSRDSMVDITKVAGRLPVHATSSGLVLMAYSPPAYQDLFLSRTLEKFTDATLTEPAELRRHLAGIRQRGFASMPGIIVPESSGIAVPVFGRTNTVVAALSVVVPRNEENPAARVPVLMTAARGISRALGWRGELKGALRQSNGSI
- a CDS encoding SDR family NAD(P)-dependent oxidoreductase, producing METATQAGKKSPEGRMAGKVAVVTGGRGDLGSATARLLADHGATVASLDRAGTPAVGVHPRITEYDVDVTDESSVMETIRTLEAKHGSTDVLVNAAGIIGPAGASHTATVDDFNVIFDVNVKGVWLMTKHIVPGMIRQESGSIINFSSIHGLTGGRNVPLYHATKGAVRLLSKSDAAAYGAHGIRVNSIHPGSMNTRMSRRSAEQSDIGAEAYYKQLVGGNPLPRQGEPDEIAYGVLYLASDESRFTTGSELVIDGGYTAV
- a CDS encoding FAD-dependent oxidoreductase, with product MKFINGTPADTYDVVVVGSGAGALTAAATAARAGKSVVVLEKTALLGGTSAVSGGMLWVADNHHAREAGLNDSKEAAARYIRAVARGRSREELLDAALNYGDTMLRFTEDECGVRFIFLDNFPDYRQDLPGSVAGGRTVEPELFNIREALGELAVHVRSDGRAPFTMQEYENWGAFTKFPWKELNQRQEQGLVAKGQALVSMLLASLVRDDAALVIGARGHRLLSEGGRVVGVQLESGETFHANDGVVLATGGFEWDKSLADSLLASRLYIMCSPPSNTGDGLKMAQRIGAQTRGTREAWWAPMSITGDTRDGQPIGTLLRFERQGPGSLMVNRHGRRFANESQNYNDLARCLQSWDSPNNQTLNTPAHVVFDHSYLERYGVLAHRAGQPTPDYLVEAPTLAALAAKIGVPADNLQATVARFNEFAVKGQDPDFGRGESAYDKYWGDDDCPWPNPSLGPLQTGPFYAMEVVNGAFGSNGGVATDGSARVLDVDGEAIPGLFAAGNTTENAYAAGYPGAGATLGPIMTMGYLAGRTIAGQEADYVPAEFSGAGATAVSGAGA
- a CDS encoding Dabb family protein encodes the protein MIRHTVLFKFKPDFPAADRAAWIQGLNRMEGNIPGLLSLTHGPDVLRQDRSFDYAIVADFNAVEDIDVYNFHPLHEPLKKYSFPNSEQIVAVDFTL
- a CDS encoding MFS transporter; its protein translation is MSSTTRQPTALRKTPRKAALASFLGSTLEYYDFFIYGSAAALVFGPLFFPSDDPAVGLIGAFATFGVAYVARPVGGLVMGHFGDKLGRKKILLITLGIMGFASLGIGFLPDYSQIGVWAPILLVAGRLAQGFSAGAESAGASTLTLEHSPEGRRGFFTSFVMTGYASGMVLATLVFIPVAALPTEALMSWGWRVPFWLSIVVLAIAYWVRTHLDETPVFEEAKDHKAVAPMPLREVLRFQSADVVRVVGMSIMSVMQTIFTVFGLSYATGAAGFDKASILTVNAVAIGLSMFVMPLTARISDRVGRRPLLLTAAIGCSVTIFAYFGALSTGNILLVFAAAFVNMTLLYSCFNGIWPAYFAELFAAPVRYSGMALGNQLGLVVAGFAPLIAGLLLGKGSDGWLPVACFAVLCMLIAGVSAFFSRETAKTPIEQLGEPYWRGIAVRNAG